The Sulfuricystis thermophila genome segment GATCACGCTGATGAAGTTGCGGTTCATCGCCCGGCACATGATGTAGGAGAGGATCGCGCCCGAGGATCCCACCAGCGCGCCGACGACGATCAACAGGTCGTTGGCGAGCATGAAGCCGGTGGCGGCCGCCGCCCAGCCCGAGTAGGAATTGAGCATCGAGACGACCACCGGCATGTCGGCGCCGCCGATCGCCATCACCATGTGGATGCCGAACAAGAGGCCGATCACAGTCATCACGATCAGCGGTGTCATGCCCGTCGCGACGTTCTCGGCCTGCAGGAAGGCATAACCGAAGTAGATCACCACCAGTGCCAGCACGAGATTGAGCGCATGGCGGCCCGGCAGCAGCACCGGCTTGCCGGAAATCTTGCCGGAGAGTTTGCCGAAGGCGATCAGCGAGCCCGAGAAGGTCACCGCACCGATGTAGATGCCGACATAAATTTCGAGCTCGTGGATCGCCTTCTCGGCACCCGTAAAGACGACCGAGGTGTCGATGTAGCTGGCGAAGCCGACCAGACAGGCCGCCAGGCCCACCAGACTGTGCATCAACGCCACCAGTTCCGGCATCTGCGTCATCTGCACCTTTTTCGCGGCGATCAGACCGATCAGACCGCCAATGGCCAGCGCGCCGACGATCCACGGCAGTCCTGCCATCGTCACGCGCGGGCCGAAGACGGTGGCGAGCACCGCGATCGTCATGCCAATGATGCCGTAGAGGTTGCCGCGCCGCGCGGTCTCGGGGTTCGACAGCCCGCCGAGACTGAGGATGAACAGGATGGTGGCGCCCAGATAGGCGACGGCGGAGAGATTTGCGCTCATCGGGACGACCTCACTTCCTGAACATCGCCAGCATGCGGCGCGTGACGGCAAAGCCGCCGAACATGTTGATCGCCACCAGCAGCACGGCGACGAACGCCAGACCGAGGATCAGGGCATCGGGCCGGCCGGCCATGCCGGACTCGGGCGGCGCGATCTGGATCAGCGCACCGATGGCGATGATCGACGAGATCGCGTTGGTGACGCTCATCAAGGGCGTATGCAGCGCAGGGGTGACGTTCCAGATCACCATGTAGCCGACGAAGCAGGCCAGCACGAAAACCGTGAAGTGCGACAGGAACGAGGTCGGAGCGAAGGCGCCGACGAGCCAGAACAAGACGGCGCCGATGGCGAACAGGATCGCGAGCGTCTTGCCGGCCATCGGCGCACCGGCGCCATGACCGTGCGCCGCAGGTTTCGCCGGCGCGGCGGCAGCGGGCACGGGCTTGGGCGCTGCGGCCGGCAGTTTCGGTGGCGGCGCGGGCCAGGTGATCTCGCCCTCTTTGATCACGGTCAGGCCGCGGATCGCATCGTCATTGAAATCGACGTCGATCGTGCCGTCCTTGTTCTTGCAGAGCTCCTCGGTCAGGCGCAGCAGGTTGGTGGCATACAGCGTCGAAGACTGGCGCGCCAGCCTTGAGGGCAGATCGGTGTAGCCGATGATCGTCACGCCGTGGCGCACCACCGCCTCGCCCGGCACGGTCAGCTCGCAGTTGCCGCCCTGCTCGGCCGCCATGTCCACGATCACGCTGCCCGGGCGCATGCTCTGCACCATCTCGGCGGTGATCAGCTTCGGCGCCGGTTTGCCCGGAATCAGCGCGGTGGTGATGACGATGTCGGCTTCCGCCACCTCGCGCGCATACATCGCGCGCTGCGCCGCCTTGAAGCCCTCCGACATCTCTTTCGCATAGCCGCCGGCGCCTGCGCCTTCCTCTTCGTAATCGACCTTGACGAACTCGCCGCCGAGCGATTTCACCTGGTCGGCGACTTCCGAGCGCGTGTCGTTGGCGCGCACGATGGCGCCGAGATTCGCCGCCGTGCCGATCGCCGCCAAGCCAGCGACGCCGGCGCCGGCGATGAACACCTTGGCCGGCGGCACCTTGCCGGCGGCGGTGACCTGGCCGGCGAAGAAACGGCCGAAGGCGTTCGCCGCCTCGATGACGGCGCGATAACCGGCGATGCCGGCCATCGAGGTCAGCGCGTCCATCTTTTGCGCACGCGACAGTTGCCGCGGCAGGCAGTCCAGCGCCAGCACGGTGGCGCGCTTCGCGGCCAGCGCCTGCATCAGTTCCGGATTCTGCGCCGGCCAGACGAAGCCGATCAGCGTTGCGCCTTCCTTCATCAGCGCGACCTCGGCCAGGGTGGGCGGACGCACCTTGAAGACGATGTCGGCGCTGCTCCACAGCGCCGCCGCATCGGCAAGCACCTGCGCCCCGGCAGCCTGATACGCCGCATCGCTGAAATTGGCGGCCGCGCCGGCATCGTGCTCGATGGCGACGGCAAAGCCGAGTTTGATCAGTTTTTCGACGACTTCCGGAACCGTCGCGACGCGTTTCTCGCCCGGGTAGGTTTCCCTGGGCACACCGATGGTCAATGGCATCGAGCCTCTCCTCATTCTTTGGGCGGTGTCCGCCGCCACGGCGGCACCGGACGTTCTTCGGCAACGTACTTGACGCGCAGGACGATACACGAGACGTTGTCGCCGCGCCCGGCGGCGCGCTCCCGCGCGCCCTGGATCAGGCGTTCGGCCGCCTCGCGCGGCGGAAGCTCCGAGAGCAGCTGGCCGAGCTCCTGGTCGGAAAAATACGCCCACAGACCGTCGGAGCACAGCAGGAAGCTGTCGCCTTCGGCGAGCGGGTCGGCGCTGCCGAATTCGATTTGCGGCGGCGACTCGTCACCGAGACAGGAGATCAGGAGATTCTTCTGCGGATGCTCGGCGGCCTGAGCCTCGGTCAGATAACCCTGCCGGACGAGGTTCATCACATGGGAATGGTCCCAGGTTTTCGAGACTAGGGCACCGGCGCGGAAATGATAGACGCGTGAATCGCCGCAATGCGCCCAGTCGGCCTTGCCATGATGGACGATCAGCAGACAGGCGGTGCTGTGCGGTTCCTGCTCGCTGGTCAGATGCGCCAGCCGGATCGCGGCATGGGCATCGTTGATGCTGCTGGCGAGGATGTCGCGGATCTCACCGGCTTCCAGCGGATTGCTGACGAAATTGGTACGCGCGGAATGCACCACCTGTTCGGCGGCCAGCGCCCCGCCCGTGTGCCCGCCCATGCCGTCGGCCACCACTGCGAGCAATGCGCCCTTCCGGATCGGATGTGCGAACAGGCCGACACGGTCCTGCTGCTCGTCGCGGTCGCCGATGTGTTGCGCAGTGCAAGTCTCGATGATGAAGGGCATGTTTCGATTATATTTGCTTCCATTCTGTCCTGAAGGAGAATGCAGATGCTGCCCGGACGTGGTTACAACGAACTCAACCTCGGCGATGTCTATGAATCCGCGATGACCCTGACCGAAACGCACGTCGTCCTCGGCGCCGGGCTGTTCGGCGACTTCAATCCCCTGCATGTCAATGAAAGCTGGGCGAAGAAAGGCAAGTTCGGCACGCGCATCGCCCACGGCTATCTGACCAGCAACGTGATGGCGGCGCAGTTCGGCATGCTGCTCTACGGCACGGCGATCGCCTATCTCGAGCACGCGATCAAATTCACCGCGCCGGTCAAACCCGGCGACACGCTGCACGTCGCCTGGACGGTCACGGCCAAGGAAGACAAGCCCAAGCACGGCGGTGGCGTGGTGAGCTTTTCCGGCGTCTGCAAGAACCAGGACGGCACCGTGGTCGCCGAGGCGAGCGCCAAGCTGTTGGTGAAGAACAACGGCTAAGCCGCGGGCTGGCGGCCGTGGGAGAACACACGACGCGCGGCCTCGACGAGGATCTGCACTTCCTGCGGCGACATCTGCGGGAAACGCTCGTGTAGGGCGCGATAGGCGAGGTACTCGTGCGCATGACCCGCCCACACGTTCGCCGGGTCGAAGAACGGTTTGAGCACTTCGTAGACTTCGAGAAACCGCGCACGGATCTCGGGATTCTGACGCCGTTCTTCGCTGGCAACCCCAGGGTCTGTCAACTGCGGTCTCCCGGCAAGGCTTGCAGCCTTTCGTCGAGCCACTCGATCCAATGCTTGATCGGCACCGCGGTGCCGGCCGCCAGATGCGCGATGCAGCCGATGTTGGCGCTGGCGATCATTGCGGGCTGGCCGGCGAGCAAGGCCGCGAGCTTGCGGCCGCGCAGCCGCTGCGAGAGCTCCGGCTGCAGGATCGAATAGGTGCCGGCCGAGCCGCAGCAGAGGTGGGCATCGGCGACCGGCGTCAGATCGAAACCGGCGGCGGTGAGAATCGGTTCGACCACGCCGCGCAGTTTCAGGCCATGCTGCAGGCTGCACGGCGCGTGGAAGGCTATCTTGTGCCGTCCCCATGTTGGCAAATGAGGCGCCGAGTTTTCGAGCAGCTTCAGGAGGGCATCCTTTTCCGCGGCGACGACCTCGGCGACATCGCGCGCCAGCGCGCCGACGCGTGCCGCTTTCGCCGCGTAGGCCGGATCGTCCTGCAGCAGATGACCATAGTCTTTGACCTCGACGCCGCAGCCGGAAGCGGTGATGACGATGGCTTCGGCGCCGGCTTCGAGATGCGGCCACCAGGCATCGATGTTGCGCCGTGCATTTTCGCGTGCGCCTTCGGCATCCCCCAGGTGCAGCCGGATTGCGCCGCAGCAGCCGGCTCCGGCCGCCTCGAACAGATGGATGCCGAGCCGCGCCAGCACGCGCTTGGCCGCGCCGTTGATGTTCGGATACATCGATGGCTGGGCGCAGCCGGCCAAGAGCAGCATCTTGCGGGCCTGGGGCGCGATGACCGGCTCCGGCCCGGCCGAAGCGAGCGGCGGCACCTTGGCTTTCAGGGCGGTGGGCAGGAAGGGTCGCACCAACTGACCCAGGCGCATCGCGCTGCCGAACAGCGCCGGCCGCGGCAGCCCTTCGCGCAATGCGATGCGCATCAGCTTGTCCGCTCCTTGGCGCGGCAGGCGGGCTTCGAGCAGCTCGCGGCCGATGTCGAGCAGGCGCGCGTAGCGCACCCCTGACGGACAGGTGGTTTCGCAGGAACGGCAGGTCAGGCAGCGGTCGAGATGCAGGCGCGTCTTTTCCGTCACCTCGGCGCCTTCGAGCAGCTGTTTGATCAGGTAGATGCGGCCGCGCGGGCCGTCGAGCTCGTCACCGAGCAACTGATAGGTCGGGCAGGTCGCGGTGCAAAAACCGCAGTGCACGCACTTCCTGAGGATTTCCTCGGCTTCCCGTCCTGCCGGCGTGTCGCGGATGAAATCGACGAGATGGGTTTCCATCAGAGCTTGTGAAAAATTCTGCTACGCTTGCCATCTTGGGGTCGGGCGGTGCTCGCCATCCTCATGTATTGCTTTATACACTCCGGTGGCTGCGCGCCGGCCTCCCCCAACCTGGCTGCGCTCGCGACGAATTTTTTCATAAGCTCAGAGCTCCGGGTAGAGGCGGCCGGGATTGAAGATGCCGCGCGGGTCGAAGGCGGCCTTGAGGTTCTGGTGCAATGTCATCAGCGGTGCAGGCAGCGGCGCGAAGGCGCCGACGCGCTCTTTGAGTTCGGGTGGCGCGCGCCACAAGGTCGCATGACCGCCGACTGCCGCCGCCGCGGCGCGGATCGCCTCCGCCGGCAGATCGGTTTTCAGCCAGCGCAGGCCGCCGCGCCACTCGATCAGCTGCTCGCCTGGCAGGTCGAGCGGTGGCGTGGTCGGCGGCACGGAGAGCCGCCAGAGCGTCTCGCTGGCGAAGAACGGCAGCCGCTGGTCGCGCAAGTCGTCCCAGAAAGTTTCCGGTGCCGTGTCGCCAGCGCCGAGTTTGGTTTGTGCCGCCTCGACCGCCGCGCGCGCACCGGCGAGCTCGATCGTCAGCATACCCTCATGCCAGGCGCTGGCGACGATCGGCAAGGGTTGCGCCGCCCAGCGGTTCAACCGTTCGAGCGCCTCGGCCTGTGAGAGGGCAAACCTCAGCGTCGCTGTGGCTGCCGGCCGCGGCATCACCTTGAGCGACACTTCGAGAAGAATCCCCAGCGTGCCGAGGCTGCCGGCCATCAGGCGCGCGACGTCGTAGCCGGCGACGTTCTTCATCACCTGACCGCCGAAGACCAGCTCATGCCCGCGGCCGTCGAGCAGCTTCACGCCGAGCAGATAGTCGCGCAGGCTGCCGGCGCTCACCCGACGCGGGCCGGAGAGTCCTGCCGCCACGACACCGCCGATCGTGCTTTCCGCCGCGAAACGCGGCGGCTCGAAGGGCAGACACTGGCCTTTCTCCGCGAGCACCGCCTCGATTTCGGTAAGCAGAGTGCCGCAGCGCGCGGTGATCACCAGCTCGCTAGGCTCATAAGCGACGATGCCGCGATGGGCGCTCACTTCGAGCACTTCGCCGCGCGGCGCGTTGCCATACCAGTCCTTGCTGCCGCCGCCGCGGATGCACAGCGGGGCCGTAGCACTCTTCACGCGCTCGATGAATTGTTGGCTCAGATCGTTCATCGCGCCGTCCCCGTCAGCCGATATTCGGAACAGCGCCGTGGTGTTGGCACCGCCTTGCCCGGATTGAGCAGGCCGTGCGGGTCGAAGGCGGCCTTCACGGCATGGAAGGCGGCGAGCTCGTCGGGGGTGAATTGCACGCACATCTGGCCGACCTTTTCGATGCCGACGCCATGCTCGCCGGTGATCGTGCCGCCGACATCGACCGAGAGTTCGAGGATGCGCGCGCCGAATTCGGTGGCGCGTTCCAGCTCGCCCGGCACGTTGGCATCGAACATGATCAGCGGATGCAGGTTGCCATCCCCTGCGTGGAAGACGTTGGCGCAGCGCAGGCCGTAGCGCGCCGACAATTCACCGATGCGCGTCAAGACCGTGGCGAGATGCTTCCTCGGGATCGTGCCGTCCATACACAGATAGTCCGGCGTGATGCGGCCGACCGCCGGGAAGGCGGCCTTGCGGCCGGCCCAGAACAGCAGCCGCTCGGCTTCGTCCTGCGAGACGCGCAGATCACGCGCGCCGGCCTTCTCCAGCACGGTCTGCATCGCCGCGATCTCTTCCTCGACTTCTTCCGGCGTGCCGTCCGATTCGGCGAGCAAAATCGCCGCGGCGGAAAGATCATAGCCGGCATGGACGAAGTCCTCGACCGCCGCGGTGGCCGGCATGTCCATCATCTCCAGCCCGGCGGGAATGATCCCGGCGGCGATGATGTCGGCCACCGCATTGCCCGCCTGGGTCAGATCGTCGAACGAGGCCATCACCACGCGCGCCGTCTGCGGCTTCGGCGTGAGCTTTACCCATGCTTCGAGCACCACCGCGAGCATGCCCTCGGAGCCGATGAGCAGCGCGAGAAGATCATAGCCGGGGCTGTCGAAGGCATTCGAACCGATTTCGACGACCGTGCCGTCGATCAGCGCGATGCGCAGCTTGAGGATGTTATGCACCGTGAGGCCGTATTTCAGGCAATGCACGCCGCCGGAGTTCTCGGCGACGTTGC includes the following:
- the pntB gene encoding Re/Si-specific NAD(P)(+) transhydrogenase subunit beta; translation: MSANLSAVAYLGATILFILSLGGLSNPETARRGNLYGIIGMTIAVLATVFGPRVTMAGLPWIVGALAIGGLIGLIAAKKVQMTQMPELVALMHSLVGLAACLVGFASYIDTSVVFTGAEKAIHELEIYVGIYIGAVTFSGSLIAFGKLSGKISGKPVLLPGRHALNLVLALVVIYFGYAFLQAENVATGMTPLIVMTVIGLLFGIHMVMAIGGADMPVVVSMLNSYSGWAAAATGFMLANDLLIVVGALVGSSGAILSYIMCRAMNRNFISVISGGFGTGEGQKVGAGGTAPAGEVNPITAQETAELLREAKKVIIVPGYGMAVAQAQHTVSEIVRLLREKGVEVRFGIHPVAGRMPGHMNVLLAEAKVPYDIVLEMDEINPDFPDTDVALVIGANDIVNPAAQEVPGSPIAGMPVLEVWKAKTSIVMKRSMASGYAGVDNPLFYKENNRMLFGDAKKTLDEVLAALK
- a CDS encoding Re/Si-specific NAD(P)(+) transhydrogenase subunit alpha; this encodes MPLTIGVPRETYPGEKRVATVPEVVEKLIKLGFAVAIEHDAGAAANFSDAAYQAAGAQVLADAAALWSSADIVFKVRPPTLAEVALMKEGATLIGFVWPAQNPELMQALAAKRATVLALDCLPRQLSRAQKMDALTSMAGIAGYRAVIEAANAFGRFFAGQVTAAGKVPPAKVFIAGAGVAGLAAIGTAANLGAIVRANDTRSEVADQVKSLGGEFVKVDYEEEGAGAGGYAKEMSEGFKAAQRAMYAREVAEADIVITTALIPGKPAPKLITAEMVQSMRPGSVIVDMAAEQGGNCELTVPGEAVVRHGVTIIGYTDLPSRLARQSSTLYATNLLRLTEELCKNKDGTIDVDFNDDAIRGLTVIKEGEITWPAPPPKLPAAAPKPVPAAAAPAKPAAHGHGAGAPMAGKTLAILFAIGAVLFWLVGAFAPTSFLSHFTVFVLACFVGYMVIWNVTPALHTPLMSVTNAISSIIAIGALIQIAPPESGMAGRPDALILGLAFVAVLLVAINMFGGFAVTRRMLAMFRK
- a CDS encoding PP2C family protein-serine/threonine phosphatase, with protein sequence MPFIIETCTAQHIGDRDEQQDRVGLFAHPIRKGALLAVVADGMGGHTGGALAAEQVVHSARTNFVSNPLEAGEIRDILASSINDAHAAIRLAHLTSEQEPHSTACLLIVHHGKADWAHCGDSRVYHFRAGALVSKTWDHSHVMNLVRQGYLTEAQAAEHPQKNLLISCLGDESPPQIEFGSADPLAEGDSFLLCSDGLWAYFSDQELGQLLSELPPREAAERLIQGARERAAGRGDNVSCIVLRVKYVAEERPVPPWRRTPPKE
- a CDS encoding MaoC family dehydratase, giving the protein MLPGRGYNELNLGDVYESAMTLTETHVVLGAGLFGDFNPLHVNESWAKKGKFGTRIAHGYLTSNVMAAQFGMLLYGTAIAYLEHAIKFTAPVKPGDTLHVAWTVTAKEDKPKHGGGVVSFSGVCKNQDGTVVAEASAKLLVKNNG
- the glcF gene encoding glycolate oxidase subunit GlcF, which produces METHLVDFIRDTPAGREAEEILRKCVHCGFCTATCPTYQLLGDELDGPRGRIYLIKQLLEGAEVTEKTRLHLDRCLTCRSCETTCPSGVRYARLLDIGRELLEARLPRQGADKLMRIALREGLPRPALFGSAMRLGQLVRPFLPTALKAKVPPLASAGPEPVIAPQARKMLLLAGCAQPSMYPNINGAAKRVLARLGIHLFEAAGAGCCGAIRLHLGDAEGARENARRNIDAWWPHLEAGAEAIVITASGCGVEVKDYGHLLQDDPAYAAKAARVGALARDVAEVVAAEKDALLKLLENSAPHLPTWGRHKIAFHAPCSLQHGLKLRGVVEPILTAAGFDLTPVADAHLCCGSAGTYSILQPELSQRLRGRKLAALLAGQPAMIASANIGCIAHLAAGTAVPIKHWIEWLDERLQALPGDRS
- the glcE gene encoding glycolate oxidase subunit GlcE, with translation MNDLSQQFIERVKSATAPLCIRGGGSKDWYGNAPRGEVLEVSAHRGIVAYEPSELVITARCGTLLTEIEAVLAEKGQCLPFEPPRFAAESTIGGVVAAGLSGPRRVSAGSLRDYLLGVKLLDGRGHELVFGGQVMKNVAGYDVARLMAGSLGTLGILLEVSLKVMPRPAATATLRFALSQAEALERLNRWAAQPLPIVASAWHEGMLTIELAGARAAVEAAQTKLGAGDTAPETFWDDLRDQRLPFFASETLWRLSVPPTTPPLDLPGEQLIEWRGGLRWLKTDLPAEAIRAAAAAVGGHATLWRAPPELKERVGAFAPLPAPLMTLHQNLKAAFDPRGIFNPGRLYPEL
- a CDS encoding FAD-linked oxidase C-terminal domain-containing protein; the protein is MSHSPSSADVPEVPVEARDALFHELAAILPPAALITHPEELKPYECDGLTAYRQLPWLVTLPETEEQVVAILKACHRHRVPVVARGAGTGLSGGATPVAGGVILSLAKFMHILAIDPQACTARVQPGVRNLAISEAAAAYGLYYAPDPSSQLACTIGGNVAENSGGVHCLKYGLTVHNILKLRIALIDGTVVEIGSNAFDSPGYDLLALLIGSEGMLAVVLEAWVKLTPKPQTARVVMASFDDLTQAGNAVADIIAAGIIPAGLEMMDMPATAAVEDFVHAGYDLSAAAILLAESDGTPEEVEEEIAAMQTVLEKAGARDLRVSQDEAERLLFWAGRKAAFPAVGRITPDYLCMDGTIPRKHLATVLTRIGELSARYGLRCANVFHAGDGNLHPLIMFDANVPGELERATEFGARILELSVDVGGTITGEHGVGIEKVGQMCVQFTPDELAAFHAVKAAFDPHGLLNPGKAVPTPRRCSEYRLTGTAR